A single region of the Anabaena sphaerica FACHB-251 genome encodes:
- a CDS encoding nickel-dependent hydrogenase large subunit yields the protein MPIQTLDISPVGRVEGDLDIRVEIEDGYVTNAWTQAELFRGFEVILRGKDPQAGLIVTPRICGICGASHLSCASWALDTAWETTVPRNAILARNLGQIVESLQSIPRYFYGLYAIDLTNKKYQNSSFYEEACRRFAPFTGTSYEMGVTISGKPVEIYALLGGQWPHSSYMVPGGVMCAPTLTDVTRAWSILEYFRTNWIEPVWLGCSMERYEQIKTYDDFMAWLDESPNHANSDLGFYWRMGLDIGLDKYGAGVGKYITWGYLPHEDKYQKPTIEGRNAALIMKSGVYDSFTDTHTLMDHNFARENTMHSWYDEGSENVHPFDRTTKPSYNNSKDFDNAYSWATAVSHTNYGRLEAGPLARQIVAGGKHGESWQHYDGFILSMFKAMGGASVHLRQLGRMHELVKLYRQAEHCLREFKLNDPWYIKPKEKDGRGWGATEAARGALCHWVELEGGKIKNYQVVAPTTWNVGPRDSEGIRGPIEEALIGIPIHDSQDPVEVGHVARSFDSCLVCTVHAHDANTGEELARFRTA from the coding sequence ATGCCAATTCAAACCTTAGATATTTCACCAGTTGGGAGAGTCGAAGGCGATTTAGATATCCGTGTGGAAATAGAAGACGGATATGTTACCAACGCCTGGACACAAGCAGAACTGTTTCGCGGCTTTGAAGTAATTTTACGAGGTAAAGACCCCCAAGCAGGCTTAATTGTTACTCCTCGTATTTGTGGTATTTGCGGTGCTTCTCACCTTTCCTGTGCATCCTGGGCATTAGATACCGCTTGGGAAACAACCGTTCCCCGCAATGCTATTTTAGCCAGAAATCTAGGTCAAATTGTTGAATCATTGCAGAGTATACCCCGGTACTTTTACGGTTTATATGCCATTGATTTGACTAATAAAAAATACCAAAACAGCAGCTTTTATGAAGAAGCTTGTCGGCGTTTTGCACCGTTCACAGGCACATCTTACGAAATGGGTGTAACAATTTCCGGCAAACCTGTAGAAATCTATGCCCTCTTAGGTGGTCAATGGCCACATTCTAGTTACATGGTCCCCGGAGGTGTGATGTGCGCCCCCACGTTAACTGATGTTACCCGCGCTTGGTCAATTCTTGAATATTTCCGCACCAATTGGATAGAACCAGTTTGGTTAGGTTGTTCAATGGAACGCTATGAACAAATCAAAACCTATGATGACTTTATGGCTTGGTTAGATGAAAGCCCAAATCATGCTAATTCAGATTTAGGTTTTTATTGGCGCATGGGGTTGGATATTGGTTTAGATAAATATGGTGCTGGTGTCGGTAAATACATAACTTGGGGATATTTACCCCATGAGGATAAATACCAAAAACCCACTATTGAAGGACGAAATGCCGCTTTAATCATGAAAAGTGGAGTGTATGATAGTTTCACGGATACTCACACCTTAATGGATCATAATTTTGCCCGTGAAAACACTATGCACTCTTGGTATGATGAAGGTTCAGAAAATGTCCATCCCTTTGACCGCACTACGAAACCCAGCTACAATAATAGTAAAGATTTTGATAACGCTTATTCCTGGGCAACTGCTGTTAGTCATACCAACTATGGAAGATTAGAAGCTGGTCCCCTAGCACGGCAAATAGTAGCTGGTGGTAAACACGGAGAATCGTGGCAACATTACGACGGCTTTATCCTGAGTATGTTTAAAGCGATGGGTGGCGCTAGTGTTCACCTGCGGCAGCTAGGAAGAATGCACGAACTCGTCAAATTATACCGTCAAGCCGAACACTGTTTACGTGAGTTCAAATTAAATGACCCCTGGTATATTAAACCCAAGGAAAAAGATGGTAGGGGTTGGGGGGCAACGGAAGCAGCGCGGGGTGCTTTATGTCACTGGGTAGAATTAGAGGGCGGTAAAATTAAGAACTATCAAGTAGTTGCCCCAACGACTTGGAATGTGGGACCTCGTGACAGTGAAGGTATTCGTGGACCCATTGAAGAAGCTTTAATTGGCATACCTATTCATGATTCTCAAGACCCTGTAGAGGTGGGTCATGTAGCTAGGTCTTTTGATTCTTGTTTAGTTTGTACTGTTCATGCCCATGATGCAAACACAGGTGAAGAGTTAGCACGTTTTCGTACTGCTTAG
- a CDS encoding hydrogenase small subunit, translating to MANVLWLQGGACSGNTMSFLNAEEPTVCDLISDFGINILWHPSLGMELGANLQKLLRDCISGQITLDILVFEGTVINAPNGTGEWNRFADRPMKDWLNDLSKAANFVVAVGDCATWGGIPAMSPNPSQSQGLQFLKRKEGGFLGKDFRSKAGFPVINIPGCPAHPDWITQILVAIATGRINDITLDELHRPETFFKTFTQTGCTRNMHFAYKASTTEFGQRKGCLFYDLGCRGPMTHSSCNRILWNRVSSKTRAGMPCLGCTEPEFPFYNLQPGTVFKTQTLLGVPKQLPPGINAKDYALLTVVAKDTAPKWTEEDIFTV from the coding sequence ATGGCTAACGTACTCTGGCTACAAGGTGGTGCTTGTTCAGGCAACACCATGTCATTTCTTAATGCCGAAGAACCAACAGTTTGTGATTTGATTAGTGATTTTGGCATTAATATTCTTTGGCATCCCTCACTAGGAATGGAACTAGGGGCAAACTTGCAAAAATTATTGCGAGATTGCATTTCTGGCCAAATTACTTTAGATATTTTGGTCTTTGAAGGTACAGTTATCAACGCCCCCAACGGTACTGGTGAATGGAACCGTTTTGCAGACAGACCAATGAAAGATTGGTTAAATGATTTATCCAAAGCGGCTAATTTTGTTGTAGCTGTGGGAGACTGTGCCACCTGGGGAGGTATTCCCGCCATGTCTCCTAACCCCAGTCAGTCCCAAGGTTTACAATTTCTCAAACGCAAAGAAGGCGGATTTTTAGGTAAAGACTTCCGCAGTAAAGCTGGTTTTCCTGTAATTAATATACCTGGATGTCCTGCCCATCCTGACTGGATAACGCAGATATTAGTCGCCATAGCCACTGGACGCATCAACGACATCACCCTAGACGAACTCCATCGTCCTGAAACATTCTTTAAAACCTTCACTCAAACAGGTTGTACCCGCAATATGCACTTTGCCTATAAAGCCAGTACCACCGAATTTGGACAGCGTAAAGGCTGCTTATTTTACGACTTGGGTTGTCGTGGACCCATGACCCATTCATCTTGTAACCGCATCCTCTGGAATCGGGTATCATCGAAAACACGCGCCGGAATGCCCTGTTTAGGTTGTACAGAACCAGAATTTCCCTTCTACAACCTCCAACCTGGAACCGTATTTAAAACCCAAACACTACTAGGCGTTCCCAAACAACTACCACCGGGTATCAACGCCAAAGACTATGCCCTACTTACTGTAGTAGCTAAAGATACAGCTCCAAAATGGACAGAAGAAGATATTTTCACAGTTTAG
- a CDS encoding NifU family protein, with amino-acid sequence MDNLNDLIGDIQRFEAIISEWDESQRCVAVGLKSAIEALHKAALTNLIKSLKQDNLSALRDAVDDEIVYAVLLYHNLVKPPLSERIQTALAEIRPSLQSHDGDVELVAIKPPNTVEIKLIGSCSNCASSTLTLTQGVEQAIKKHCPEITNVVAVNHSSTSTPAAISTDSYWVKVANNNDVPENHVLAARVENHNVILHRQGDKISCYRNACSHLGFPLDKGKVENGIITCASHQFQYDLKTGECLTVPDVSLQSYEMKVKGDKIYVKVQK; translated from the coding sequence ATGGATAATTTAAATGACTTGATTGGAGATATTCAGAGATTTGAAGCTATTATTTCTGAGTGGGATGAAAGCCAGCGTTGTGTGGCTGTTGGTTTAAAAAGTGCAATTGAAGCTTTACATAAAGCGGCTTTAACTAATTTAATTAAAAGTTTGAAACAAGATAATTTATCAGCTTTGCGTGATGCTGTAGATGATGAAATTGTTTATGCGGTTTTGTTATATCACAACTTAGTCAAACCACCATTATCAGAACGGATACAAACAGCATTAGCGGAAATTCGCCCTAGTTTACAAAGCCATGATGGTGATGTGGAATTAGTAGCGATTAAACCACCAAATACAGTAGAAATTAAATTAATTGGTAGTTGTAGTAATTGTGCTAGTTCGACTTTAACCTTAACTCAAGGAGTAGAACAAGCAATTAAAAAGCATTGTCCAGAAATTACTAATGTAGTTGCTGTTAATCATAGTTCTACTTCTACACCTGCTGCTATTTCCACAGATTCCTATTGGGTGAAAGTTGCGAATAACAATGACGTTCCTGAAAATCATGTTTTAGCAGCTAGAGTTGAAAATCATAACGTGATTTTACACCGACAAGGTGATAAGATCAGTTGCTATCGTAATGCTTGTTCTCATTTGGGGTTTCCTTTAGATAAAGGTAAAGTAGAAAATGGGATTATTACTTGTGCATCCCATCAGTTTCAGTATGATTTAAAGACAGGTGAATGTTTAACTGTTCCTGATGTTTCTCTACAATCTTACGAAATGAAAGTCAAGGGTGATAAGATCTATGTGAAAGTGCAGAAATAA